The following is a genomic window from Candidatus Zixiibacteriota bacterium.
AAACGATCGAATCTGGGAAAAGCCCAGGCGTGCCTGAACCATCGTCATCGCCGCCGTCAACGTCGTCTTACCATGGTCTACATGACCGATCGTACCCACATTTACGTGGGCTTTCGTTCTCTCAAATTTCTCCTTTGCCATTCGGCTTTATCCTCCTGAAATTTCGCAAAAATTTTCAGCCTAATAAACTACTTAATCCGTAATTGTCAAGTAGAGAAAGCAACTAAATTACAAAAAATTTAGAAATTTGCAACATATTTTTTATAGATCTCCTCAGCTGCAAAATCAAAATGTAAAAACTCCATCGAATAAATCGCTCTCCCCTGCGAGATATTGCGCAATTGGGTCGTATAACCAAACATCTCCGAAAGCGGAACTTCTGCTGATACCACCTGCGCATCGGATCGCAGATTTATGCCTGTTACCTTACCCCGGCGAGTCTTTAAATCACCGACGACATCACCAAGATATTCTTCCGGAACCACCACTTCCACTTTCATGAACGGCTCAAGAAGTTTGGGGCTCGCTTTCCGGACACCATCCTGAAATGCCATGGAAGCCGCCACCCGGTAAGCCATCTCCGAAGAATCGATCTCATGACAGCTCCCACCTGTCAGCACAGCACGTACCCTGATTACAGGATATCCGGCAATCACGCCGTTTTCAATCGCACCCTTGACACCATTCTCGATTGCAGGAATAAACTCCGAGGGAATCTGATTTCCCTTGATCTCATTTACAAATTCAAAATCTTTATCTTCATCGATAGGCTCGAAACGCATAAACACATGACCGTATTGACCACGTCCCCCCGATTGCCTGACAAATCTGCCTTCGGATTCAGCGATTTCGGTAATAGTTTCTTTATAGGCAACCTGAGGTGTACCGACATTAGCCTCGACCTTGAACTCGCGGCGCAGGCGTTCGATCAATACTTCCAGATGCAGTTCGCCCATCCCGGAGATGATCGTCTGACCGGTGTCCTCGTCGACTTTGATCTTAAAAGTTGGATCTTCATCGGCCAGTCGATTCAATGAATCAGTCAGTTTTTCGAAATCAGCCTTGCTCTTCGGTTCAATCGCAATATAGATCACCGGCTCGGGGAACTCCAGAGTTTCCAGCACAATTGGTGCTTTGGGGTCACAAAGCGTGCCCCCGGTGGTTGTAAACCTCAACCCCACCGCGGCAACGATATTGCCCGCGGTCACTTCCTTGAGCTCCTCACGCTTGTTGGCATGCATCT
Proteins encoded in this region:
- the tuf gene encoding elongation factor Tu (EF-Tu; promotes GTP-dependent binding of aminoacyl-tRNA to the A-site of ribosomes during protein biosynthesis; when the tRNA anticodon matches the mRNA codon, GTP hydrolysis results; the inactive EF-Tu-GDP leaves the ribosome and release of GDP is promoted by elongation factor Ts; many prokaryotes have two copies of the gene encoding EF-Tu), with the protein product MAKEKFERTKAHVNVGTIGHVDHGKTTLTAAMTMVQARLGFSQIRSF